A single window of Pseudarthrobacter psychrotolerans DNA harbors:
- a CDS encoding GIY-YIG nuclease family protein — protein MDSLSTDPDELEAELYVEVVSDALAADPTPDSSLPVTPREELGALLRADTTRLGDVFRGLEDNKSANDIANDLNVSTSGFVGNYKAKIEALLDGVVPGPSYLSATGAAARSFLKKNRGALSSAAAALLQGHIYSLEKAYDSVISDESPLDTWVADSQEEELAETLTRLAHVAGIYAFSYGWYLESPVDADRGNTLIKVGRSDQVGRRLVEHQGYAVKTHMPEPVSILRIYTTKPGESQLQEKRFHKLLSTAGHDNPRRTVVRGKSEVGKEWFLTNADFLDAIAEACGLKTEYIGMAE, from the coding sequence TTGGATTCCCTGTCAACTGATCCCGATGAACTCGAAGCGGAACTGTACGTCGAGGTAGTGAGCGACGCCCTTGCCGCTGACCCGACGCCGGATTCGAGCCTGCCAGTCACGCCCCGGGAGGAACTGGGCGCACTTCTTCGGGCTGATACGACCCGCCTCGGCGACGTGTTTCGTGGACTGGAGGACAACAAGTCAGCAAATGACATCGCCAATGACCTAAATGTTTCAACCAGCGGCTTTGTCGGCAACTACAAGGCGAAAATTGAGGCTCTCCTGGATGGCGTTGTTCCGGGCCCGAGCTACTTGAGCGCGACGGGCGCGGCGGCCCGTTCCTTCCTGAAAAAGAACCGTGGAGCCTTGTCATCAGCGGCAGCAGCGCTGCTCCAAGGACACATATACTCCCTCGAGAAAGCCTACGACTCGGTCATCTCTGACGAGTCTCCTCTGGACACATGGGTTGCTGACAGCCAAGAAGAAGAACTCGCCGAAACACTGACGCGCTTGGCTCACGTTGCAGGGATCTACGCATTTTCGTATGGATGGTATTTGGAGAGCCCGGTGGATGCAGACCGTGGAAATACGTTGATCAAGGTTGGCCGGTCAGACCAGGTTGGAAGACGGCTTGTTGAGCATCAAGGCTATGCAGTCAAGACACACATGCCTGAGCCGGTTTCGATCTTGAGGATCTACACAACTAAGCCGGGTGAATCACAGTTGCAGGAGAAACGCTTCCATAAGCTCTTAAGCACTGCTGGCCATGACAACCCCCGTCGAACTGTTGTTAGGGGCAAATCCGAGGTCGGGAAGGAATGGTTTCTGACGAATGCCGATTTCCTGGACGCAATAGCAGAAGCCTGCGGGCTCAAGACGGAATACATCGGTATGGCTGAGTAG
- a CDS encoding type II toxin-antitoxin system prevent-host-death family antitoxin has product MKTLTYSQSRAHYKETLDAVTDDREEVIITRPGKEDVVMVSRADYESLRETAYLLRSPANARRILESIERLESGHGTERDLLE; this is encoded by the coding sequence GTGAAAACACTTACCTACTCCCAGTCGCGCGCGCACTACAAGGAAACTCTCGACGCCGTCACGGACGACCGCGAAGAAGTGATCATCACGCGTCCCGGCAAGGAAGACGTGGTTATGGTGTCGCGGGCCGATTACGAATCCCTGCGCGAAACGGCTTATCTGCTTCGCAGCCCAGCGAACGCCCGGCGCATTCTGGAATCCATCGAACGCCTCGAATCCGGGCACGGGACCGAACGCGATCTCCTTGAATGA
- a CDS encoding ABC transporter ATP-binding protein yields the protein MTENWEQIGIPAQPESPRQDGISATAVSRSFGPVHAVEHMDFYAPAGKVTALIGPNGAGKTTLLLMLASLLAPDSGTVTVDGLDPQHHRAEVRKRIGWMPDTLGVWESLTAREILTQIARFYQLPKAGIPQRVTEMLHRVRLSDLADQPARVLSRGQQQRLSLARALIHDPSVLLLDEPASGLDPGSRVELRVMLRQLAAEGKSIVVSSHVLSELDEIADAAVFVNRGRTVRHQTTDEAAASGRRYAISATDGAALAAKLTELGLAFRVEDGRRPAVSLVLLNDDDAARLLRDLVLAGVGVSSFAPASGALEETYMNLEGERR from the coding sequence ATGACAGAAAATTGGGAACAAATAGGCATTCCGGCCCAGCCGGAAAGCCCTCGCCAGGACGGCATCAGCGCCACCGCGGTGAGCCGCAGCTTCGGGCCGGTACACGCCGTGGAGCACATGGATTTTTATGCTCCGGCGGGAAAAGTCACTGCCCTGATCGGCCCCAACGGGGCCGGTAAAACAACGCTTTTGCTGATGCTTGCTTCGCTCTTGGCGCCGGATTCCGGCACTGTCACGGTGGATGGGCTGGATCCGCAGCACCACCGCGCGGAAGTCCGCAAAAGGATTGGCTGGATGCCGGACACCCTGGGGGTGTGGGAGTCCTTGACTGCCCGTGAGATCCTCACCCAGATAGCCCGTTTCTACCAGCTGCCCAAGGCCGGCATCCCGCAGCGCGTCACCGAGATGCTCCACCGGGTCCGCCTGAGCGACCTGGCGGACCAGCCGGCCCGTGTCCTGTCCCGGGGGCAGCAGCAGCGCCTTAGCCTGGCCCGTGCCCTGATCCACGATCCATCCGTGCTGCTGCTCGACGAACCGGCGTCCGGCCTGGACCCGGGATCGCGGGTGGAGCTGCGCGTTATGCTGCGGCAGCTTGCCGCGGAGGGGAAGTCCATCGTGGTCTCCTCCCACGTGCTCAGCGAACTGGACGAAATTGCCGACGCCGCCGTGTTCGTCAACCGCGGGCGGACCGTCCGGCACCAGACCACGGACGAGGCCGCCGCCTCCGGCAGGCGCTACGCCATCTCGGCCACCGACGGTGCTGCGCTGGCCGCCAAACTCACCGAACTGGGCCTGGCCTTCCGGGTTGAGGACGGCCGCCGGCCGGCCGTCAGCCTGGTGTTGCTGAACGACGACGACGCCGCCCGCCTCCTGCGCGACCTGGTGCTGGCCGGCGTCGGGGTCAGCTCCTTTGCCCCCGCCTCGGGTGCCCTGGAAGAGACGTACATGAACCTTGAGGGGGAGCGGCGATGA
- a CDS encoding Txe/YoeB family addiction module toxin, whose translation MKLSWDESAWEDYLWWQAQDRRTMKRINALIQDIARNGNEGIGKPEPLKHGFHGYWSRRITDEHRLVYRYAEGGSGVEILIAACRYHYGN comes from the coding sequence ATGAAGCTCTCGTGGGACGAAAGCGCATGGGAGGACTATCTGTGGTGGCAGGCACAGGACCGCAGGACAATGAAGCGGATCAACGCATTGATTCAAGACATCGCCCGGAACGGCAACGAAGGTATCGGTAAACCCGAGCCGCTGAAGCACGGCTTCCACGGCTATTGGTCACGCCGCATTACTGACGAGCACCGCCTCGTCTACCGGTACGCCGAAGGTGGCTCCGGCGTAGAAATTCTGATCGCCGCCTGCCGGTACCACTACGGCAACTGA
- a CDS encoding ABC transporter permease subunit produces MSQLTDTTQRPPASGLAAGYFAGIRDVVVLELKQRLRSRGWYIMLAIWFILTGLVTWLTWASWNAQREAQRAFSNFMPPDTGPGSMIFEVVLAFVLLFALLVAPALSANAVNGDRAGGTLAILQVTLLRPGQILWGKFFAAWAAALAFLVASTPFLVTGVALGGMTPGHVLVALLMLAVEVGVVCAIGVGISALTGRPLFSIVVTYLAVAGLVFGSLISFGLGTGLSQGTIMANQAQYRNYEPLRPVPDEAVPQEPEYTCSGPLRAQPAVRTERVAWMLAMNPYVVVADAIPYTVRVNSGLGMSSPVGAIESISQGARYAMAGPEGTYPCANGEAKPRYLAQSTPLWPLGLGLQLLLAGLLMCLGWRSLRTPAHRLARGTRIA; encoded by the coding sequence ATGAGCCAGCTGACAGATACAACGCAGCGCCCGCCGGCCTCCGGCCTTGCTGCCGGCTACTTTGCCGGAATCCGGGACGTGGTGGTCCTGGAACTCAAGCAGCGGCTCCGGTCCCGCGGCTGGTACATCATGCTCGCCATCTGGTTCATCCTGACCGGCCTGGTGACCTGGCTGACGTGGGCCAGCTGGAATGCCCAGCGCGAAGCGCAGCGGGCATTTTCGAACTTTATGCCGCCCGACACCGGGCCGGGGTCCATGATCTTCGAAGTGGTCCTGGCCTTTGTCCTCCTCTTCGCGTTACTGGTGGCTCCTGCACTGTCTGCCAATGCTGTCAACGGCGACCGTGCCGGTGGCACCCTGGCCATTCTCCAGGTGACGCTTCTCCGTCCCGGCCAGATCCTGTGGGGCAAGTTCTTCGCCGCGTGGGCCGCCGCCCTGGCATTCCTGGTGGCCAGCACGCCGTTCCTGGTGACCGGAGTCGCTCTCGGCGGCATGACGCCTGGCCATGTCCTCGTGGCCCTGCTGATGCTGGCGGTTGAAGTCGGCGTTGTGTGTGCCATTGGCGTCGGAATTTCCGCGCTGACGGGTCGCCCGCTGTTCTCCATTGTGGTCACGTATCTTGCGGTGGCCGGGCTGGTCTTCGGCTCATTGATTTCCTTCGGCCTGGGCACCGGACTCTCGCAGGGCACCATCATGGCCAACCAGGCGCAGTACCGCAACTACGAACCGCTGCGGCCGGTACCCGACGAAGCGGTGCCGCAGGAGCCGGAGTACACCTGCTCCGGACCGCTGCGCGCCCAGCCGGCCGTTCGCACCGAACGGGTGGCGTGGATGCTGGCCATGAACCCCTACGTGGTGGTAGCAGATGCCATCCCCTACACGGTCCGCGTCAACAGTGGCCTCGGCATGTCATCACCCGTTGGGGCCATCGAATCCATCAGCCAGGGTGCGCGCTATGCCATGGCCGGTCCCGAGGGCACGTACCCCTGCGCCAACGGCGAGGCCAAGCCCCGCTACCTGGCGCAGTCCACTCCGTTGTGGCCACTGGGGCTCGGCCTGCAGCTGCTGCTTGCCGGCCTGCTGATGTGCTTGGGTTGGCGCTCGCTGCGCACCCCGGCGCACAGACTGGCGCGCGGTACCCGGATCGCCTAA
- the recR gene encoding recombination mediator RecR: MYEGAVQELIDELGRLPGVGPKSAQRLAFHILEADPQDMKRLVEAITMVKERVKFCTVCGNVTEQELCNICRDPRRDPSVICVVEESKDVLAVERTRSFRGRYHVLGGAINPIAGVGPEQLRIRELLTRLNDGAIQEVIIATDPNLEGEATATYLARMLKTIGIVVTRLASGLPVGGDLEYADEVTLGRAFEGRRNALI; this comes from the coding sequence GTGTACGAAGGTGCAGTCCAGGAGCTGATTGACGAGCTCGGACGGCTTCCCGGTGTCGGTCCCAAATCCGCCCAGCGGCTTGCCTTCCACATCCTCGAAGCGGACCCCCAGGACATGAAGCGACTCGTGGAAGCCATCACCATGGTGAAGGAACGCGTGAAGTTCTGCACGGTATGCGGCAACGTCACCGAGCAGGAATTGTGCAACATCTGCCGCGATCCCCGGCGGGACCCGTCGGTCATTTGTGTGGTGGAAGAGTCCAAGGACGTCCTCGCCGTGGAGCGCACCCGGTCCTTCCGCGGCCGCTATCACGTGCTGGGCGGAGCCATCAACCCCATTGCCGGCGTAGGGCCCGAGCAACTGCGGATCCGGGAACTCCTGACACGGCTGAACGACGGCGCCATCCAGGAAGTCATTATCGCCACCGACCCGAACCTCGAAGGCGAAGCGACGGCCACTTACCTGGCCAGGATGCTGAAAACAATCGGCATCGTGGTAACCAGGCTCGCCTCCGGACTGCCTGTTGGCGGCGATCTTGAGTACGCCGACGAGGTCACACTCGGCCGCGCGTTCGAAGGCCGCCGCAATGCCCTGATCTGA
- a CDS encoding M23 family metallopeptidase, whose product MGSHLGSGRDQEPAGACAIAVRALAASAVVAVSLFAVGFPGTPSVERDPVVSAVGAGQVGLPGLAGAFLTDSRALVPFNRTLVRTIAMGASAPLNVASAGLTRPPEGSLMAPLEFLAPSSPFGYRVSPITGAAGDFHLGQDFAAGCGTRVYSADAGVVRAAGWHPWGGGNRVEIDHGNGLITTYNHLEAVAVRTGDSVQVGQVIARVGTTGWSTGCHLHFETILHGKHTSPLNWTFLPTRQLDKLEDIAMVSYDGKAADNAGAQRWAIPVAADNSHTVLGGEEELSEAPAETPSSDATATASPSPTGSAPGTSASPTPTGTSSDTTTAPTGTTAAPTTTAPAPTGTTAAPTTTAPAPTGTTAAPTTTAPAPTGTTAAPTTTAPAPTGTTAAPTTTAPALTTPPAKETATTSTEPSAPTVSPSPSAAATTTATLTATTTATPTYTATGSETAGR is encoded by the coding sequence GTGGGCAGTCATTTGGGGTCCGGCCGGGACCAAGAGCCTGCGGGCGCGTGCGCCATCGCTGTGCGCGCACTGGCCGCCAGTGCCGTTGTCGCGGTCTCCCTCTTCGCCGTTGGCTTCCCTGGAACGCCCTCCGTTGAACGGGACCCGGTAGTGTCAGCGGTCGGCGCCGGACAGGTTGGCCTGCCTGGGCTGGCCGGTGCTTTCCTGACCGACAGCCGGGCCTTGGTACCTTTCAACCGCACGTTGGTCAGGACCATCGCCATGGGTGCGAGCGCCCCGCTCAATGTGGCTTCTGCCGGGCTCACGCGCCCACCGGAAGGCTCCCTCATGGCGCCGCTTGAATTCCTGGCCCCGAGTTCTCCTTTTGGGTACCGGGTCAGCCCGATCACCGGCGCGGCCGGCGATTTCCACCTGGGCCAGGACTTCGCCGCGGGATGCGGGACCAGGGTCTATTCGGCTGACGCCGGGGTGGTCCGGGCCGCCGGCTGGCACCCCTGGGGCGGTGGCAACCGCGTGGAGATAGACCACGGCAACGGGTTGATCACCACGTACAACCACCTGGAGGCCGTCGCCGTACGGACGGGGGATTCCGTGCAGGTGGGCCAGGTCATTGCCCGGGTTGGAACCACCGGATGGTCCACCGGCTGCCACCTGCATTTCGAAACCATCCTCCACGGCAAGCACACCAGCCCGCTGAACTGGACGTTCCTCCCCACCCGCCAGCTGGACAAGCTCGAGGACATTGCCATGGTCAGCTATGACGGCAAGGCGGCGGACAACGCCGGGGCGCAGCGCTGGGCCATTCCGGTCGCGGCGGACAACAGCCACACCGTCCTTGGCGGCGAAGAGGAACTGTCCGAAGCGCCCGCGGAAACGCCGTCGTCGGACGCCACTGCCACGGCGTCACCCTCACCGACGGGCTCCGCACCTGGCACATCGGCGTCGCCGACGCCGACTGGCACGTCAAGCGACACGACGACGGCTCCCACCGGCACTACGGCTGCACCGACGACGACGGCTCCCGCACCAACGGGCACTACGGCTGCACCGACGACGACGGCTCCCGCACCAACGGGCACTACGGCTGCACCGACGACGACGGCTCCCGCACCAACGGGCACTACGGCTGCACCGACGACGACGGCTCCCGCACCAACGGGCACTACGGCTGCACCGACGACGACGGCTCCCGCCCTGACGACGCCGCCAGCGAAAGAGACGGCCACAACGAGTACCGAACCGTCAGCGCCGACAGTGTCGCCGTCGCCGTCGGCTGCAGCCACAACCACAGCTACGCTGACGGCCACAACCACCGCCACGCCTACATACACTGCAACCGGGTCCGAAACGGCGGGACGCTGA
- a CDS encoding DNA polymerase III subunit gamma and tau, which yields MTVTTTALYRRYRPDSFADVIGQEHVTEPLMTALRKNRVNHAYLFSGPRGCGKTTSARILARCLNCAEGPTDTPCGTCPSCIELARGGSGSLDVIEIDAASHGGVDDARDLRERATYAPVRDRYKIFIIDEAHMVTSAGFNALLKIVEEPPEHIKFIFATTEPDKVIGTIRSRTHHYPFRLVPPEPLMAYLELLCNQENVPVAPGVLSLVVRAGGGSVRDSLSVLDQLMAGAGPHGLDYELAVALLGYTHASLLDDVVEAVAASDAATVFRAVDRVVQTGHDPRRFVEDLLERFRDLIIVQAMPESAQVILRGMPADQIARLQNQAHNLGASELSRAADVTNTALTEMTGATSPRLHLELLCARILLPSSEQTERGIAARIDRVERRLNYAGNDVGAPAPAGAAVAAVPAAALQVAAAPAGAPVAGPPVSAAPVAVPPVSAPPVSEAPAAALPVASVPAAAPQVAAAPVAAQQPSAPAAAGTESARPRSAGTEEARPPLTPPRVSTDDWPVDESTGRRPASTPQATGQPARETMPDAAREVPPAARPANTDPVPVTATAAPVPAAPASAGDAPASPAPTGAIGTEAASTVAANTRAAATVAAGTGDVEVLRRAWPEVLQTLSKIKRSTWALVEPNSQVGAFDGQVLTLSFSTTGLAGAFGRADHSENLRQAIHKTVGIDCQITAVAGGANSVASAEPNPKAPASPEAPASSADVAWGLAPASAVSTPIVHATAPAPSPAPSPATRAPEPAVPPAIAEPSVPTATAAPSAGAAGPAETVQYTGAVSAPAATESAQVPDAQGPSGPAEPEGIAGSYAYSDDDWGPPRDEDAPPLDEEPPMDWDPSASAAPRPSEPEPSAAAPAKRSARSAPKAAAAKTSPAARSSAAASAVPPSQPDTALDPWGRAVEQAPGVWVVGTEPNVGKSPSTSVPEEAASAAPAPSYEPATAQVPQPSPVVSQSEADASWGLPPAAAAATSDVAAPQPAASQGPARETAAPHRAAPTGEAPSAPVVPAWEAVVPEPAETREYAMASAAPTAAPLQPAPATSESAAAARQSLYQRLSNSPEAEAGRAKAPARAAAATYVQDIPSADDETIEESGVFGRAAVERILGGKLIEERSPDGSPLVSKF from the coding sequence GTGACTGTTACTACCACCGCCCTTTACCGCAGGTACCGCCCGGACTCTTTCGCTGACGTTATCGGGCAGGAACACGTCACGGAGCCGCTGATGACGGCACTGCGGAAAAACCGCGTCAATCACGCCTATCTCTTCTCCGGCCCACGCGGTTGCGGAAAGACCACCTCCGCCCGCATTCTGGCCCGCTGCCTGAACTGCGCCGAAGGCCCCACGGACACCCCCTGCGGTACGTGCCCCAGCTGCATCGAACTGGCCCGCGGCGGCTCAGGCTCCCTGGACGTCATCGAGATCGACGCCGCCAGCCACGGCGGCGTGGACGACGCCCGCGACCTCCGCGAACGCGCAACGTACGCTCCGGTCCGTGACCGCTACAAGATTTTCATCATCGATGAGGCCCACATGGTCACCTCAGCCGGGTTCAACGCCCTGCTGAAAATCGTTGAAGAGCCGCCGGAGCACATCAAGTTCATCTTCGCCACCACGGAGCCGGACAAGGTCATCGGCACCATCCGCTCCCGCACACACCACTACCCTTTCCGGCTTGTCCCGCCGGAGCCGCTGATGGCGTACCTGGAGCTGCTCTGCAACCAGGAAAACGTTCCCGTAGCACCCGGCGTGCTGTCCTTGGTGGTCCGGGCGGGCGGCGGCTCTGTCCGCGATTCCCTGTCCGTATTGGACCAGCTGATGGCCGGTGCCGGACCCCACGGCCTCGATTACGAACTGGCCGTTGCCCTCCTCGGCTACACGCACGCCTCGCTTCTCGATGACGTGGTGGAAGCTGTGGCCGCCTCCGATGCCGCCACCGTTTTCCGGGCTGTGGACCGCGTGGTGCAGACCGGCCACGATCCCCGCCGCTTCGTCGAGGATCTGCTGGAACGCTTCCGCGACCTCATCATCGTCCAGGCCATGCCCGAAAGCGCCCAGGTCATCCTCCGCGGCATGCCTGCGGACCAGATCGCCCGGCTCCAGAACCAGGCCCACAACCTCGGGGCTTCCGAACTCTCGCGCGCCGCTGATGTCACCAACACGGCGCTGACCGAGATGACCGGCGCCACTTCTCCCCGCCTGCACCTCGAGCTTCTCTGCGCCCGCATCCTGCTCCCCAGTTCAGAACAGACCGAACGCGGCATCGCTGCCCGGATCGACCGCGTGGAGCGCCGCCTGAATTACGCCGGGAACGACGTCGGCGCTCCCGCCCCGGCGGGCGCTGCGGTAGCCGCAGTGCCGGCAGCGGCATTGCAGGTTGCGGCTGCACCTGCTGGGGCACCAGTTGCCGGCCCACCAGTTTCTGCCGCACCAGTTGCAGTACCACCAGTATCTGCGCCGCCCGTTTCCGAGGCGCCAGCTGCGGCGCTTCCGGTTGCTTCGGTTCCGGCTGCGGCACCGCAAGTTGCTGCTGCGCCGGTTGCTGCGCAGCAGCCTTCAGCGCCCGCCGCTGCCGGTACCGAGTCAGCCCGGCCGCGGTCCGCCGGCACCGAAGAAGCCAGGCCACCGCTGACGCCGCCCAGGGTCAGCACCGACGACTGGCCGGTTGACGAGTCCACAGGCCGGCGGCCCGCATCAACCCCACAGGCAACCGGCCAGCCCGCCCGGGAGACCATGCCAGACGCCGCCCGCGAAGTTCCACCGGCCGCCCGGCCGGCAAACACAGACCCTGTCCCGGTTACTGCCACCGCTGCGCCCGTCCCGGCAGCACCCGCTTCGGCTGGTGATGCCCCTGCCTCTCCTGCGCCGACCGGAGCCATAGGAACTGAGGCTGCAAGCACGGTCGCAGCAAACACACGTGCGGCAGCCACCGTTGCGGCAGGCACAGGCGATGTCGAAGTCCTGCGCCGTGCCTGGCCTGAAGTTCTGCAGACGCTCTCCAAGATCAAACGCAGCACGTGGGCCCTGGTTGAGCCGAACTCCCAGGTAGGTGCCTTTGACGGCCAGGTCCTGACCCTGTCGTTCAGTACCACCGGGTTGGCTGGCGCCTTTGGCCGGGCTGACCACTCTGAGAACCTGCGGCAGGCGATCCACAAAACGGTCGGCATCGACTGCCAGATCACCGCAGTCGCCGGTGGCGCCAACAGTGTAGCGAGCGCTGAGCCAAACCCAAAAGCACCCGCTAGCCCGGAAGCTCCGGCCAGTTCAGCCGATGTCGCGTGGGGCCTGGCCCCTGCCAGCGCCGTTTCCACCCCTATCGTTCATGCCACGGCGCCCGCGCCTTCCCCTGCTCCCTCCCCCGCGACGCGTGCTCCTGAACCGGCTGTGCCTCCTGCCATTGCTGAACCGTCCGTGCCCACTGCTACTGCTGCGCCTTCTGCAGGCGCGGCTGGTCCTGCAGAAACTGTCCAGTACACCGGCGCCGTCAGCGCACCGGCAGCCACTGAGTCCGCCCAGGTACCAGACGCCCAGGGTCCGTCCGGACCAGCTGAGCCGGAGGGCATTGCCGGTTCGTACGCCTACTCTGATGACGACTGGGGCCCTCCTCGCGACGAAGATGCTCCGCCCCTGGACGAGGAACCCCCTATGGACTGGGATCCTTCGGCTTCAGCTGCGCCGCGACCGTCAGAGCCTGAGCCTTCAGCGGCCGCACCCGCCAAGCGGTCCGCGCGAAGTGCTCCGAAGGCGGCAGCAGCAAAAACCTCCCCAGCGGCCAGATCCTCTGCTGCTGCATCGGCCGTTCCTCCGTCACAGCCCGATACGGCACTGGATCCGTGGGGCCGGGCCGTCGAGCAGGCGCCGGGCGTATGGGTCGTTGGCACCGAGCCCAATGTTGGCAAAAGCCCGAGCACGTCCGTCCCTGAGGAAGCCGCAAGCGCCGCTCCCGCGCCCAGCTACGAGCCCGCCACCGCCCAGGTCCCCCAGCCGTCACCTGTCGTTAGTCAGTCCGAGGCCGACGCCAGCTGGGGCTTGCCGCCCGCGGCTGCTGCCGCAACCTCCGACGTCGCTGCACCACAACCAGCTGCATCACAAGGCCCCGCACGGGAAACCGCGGCGCCCCATCGAGCGGCGCCAACCGGCGAAGCCCCGTCGGCTCCGGTAGTCCCGGCGTGGGAAGCAGTGGTTCCCGAACCGGCTGAGACCCGCGAGTACGCCATGGCATCGGCTGCTCCGACTGCCGCACCCCTGCAGCCGGCACCGGCAACATCCGAGTCCGCTGCTGCCGCCAGGCAGAGTCTTTATCAGCGCCTGTCCAACAGCCCCGAGGCCGAGGCCGGGCGTGCCAAGGCTCCGGCCAGGGCTGCCGCCGCCACTTATGTCCAGGACATTCCGAGCGCGGACGATGAAACCATCGAGGAATCCGGCGTCTTTGGCCGCGCCGCCGTCGAGCGTATTCTGGGCGGAAAGCTGATCGAGGAACGATCCCCGGACGGAAGCCCTCTCGTTTCGAAGTTCTAG
- a CDS encoding oxygenase MpaB family protein, which yields MRNFLREWRGEVKRVFTGSPDGPPAWVPRLAEGDDAGYHLPGSAVWAVHGSMTTIVAGIRALLMQALHPGALAGIHEHSNFQADPLSRLARTIRWIFTVTYGSKAAAGEASARVRRLHEPVQGNYGDGHGGERSYSANDPELARWVHIAFVDAFLSAHKIWGGAIPGGPDAYVREWAQAGRLMGVVDPPLSEAEMREQLDRWYNNGELVADSRVAETVEFIRNPPLHPMLRPGYRIMFAGAVYSLEPKYRLMLGLEVPRLGPFPLPVRLATKVTLGVVHLALGRGPGPSEQAARERLRRIGFAGS from the coding sequence ATGAGAAATTTCCTCAGGGAATGGCGGGGCGAAGTCAAACGGGTATTCACCGGCAGCCCTGACGGCCCGCCCGCTTGGGTTCCTCGGCTGGCCGAGGGGGACGACGCCGGCTATCACCTGCCGGGCTCGGCCGTCTGGGCGGTGCACGGCTCCATGACCACCATTGTGGCCGGGATCCGCGCGCTCCTGATGCAGGCCTTGCATCCGGGTGCGCTGGCGGGAATCCACGAGCACTCCAACTTCCAGGCAGATCCGCTCAGCCGGCTGGCCCGGACCATCCGCTGGATCTTCACCGTTACCTATGGCTCAAAGGCGGCCGCCGGCGAGGCTTCCGCCAGGGTCCGTCGCCTGCACGAGCCTGTTCAGGGGAATTACGGTGACGGGCACGGCGGCGAGCGGAGTTACTCGGCCAACGATCCGGAACTCGCCCGCTGGGTCCACATCGCGTTCGTGGACGCCTTCCTATCGGCCCACAAAATCTGGGGTGGCGCGATTCCCGGCGGCCCGGACGCCTACGTCCGCGAGTGGGCCCAGGCCGGACGGCTGATGGGCGTAGTGGATCCGCCCCTGAGCGAGGCAGAAATGAGGGAACAACTGGACCGCTGGTACAACAATGGCGAGCTGGTGGCGGACAGCAGGGTTGCCGAGACCGTTGAGTTCATCCGCAACCCGCCGCTGCACCCGATGCTGCGCCCGGGCTACCGGATCATGTTCGCCGGCGCTGTCTACAGCCTGGAGCCGAAGTACCGCCTAATGCTGGGGCTCGAGGTCCCCCGGCTGGGGCCGTTCCCGCTCCCCGTGAGGCTTGCGACGAAGGTGACTCTCGGCGTCGTACATCTTGCCCTTGGACGTGGCCCTGGACCCAGCGAACAGGCGGCCCGGGAGCGCCTCCGCCGCATCGGCTTCGCGGGCAGCTGA
- a CDS encoding glutathione peroxidase, producing MTNLYKDGAVTDLYTIPLTLNDGTDTDFSRFKGNVVMVVNVASKCGFTPQYTGLETVYEKFRDRGFDVLGVPCNQFAGQEPGTDSEIVEFCERNFGVTFPLTVKADVRGKDQHPLYAELTKFRAGVLPGLVKWNFEKFLVNRKGEVVARFAPNVEPDSAEVVDAVETALAEFDGPAAITELSGV from the coding sequence ATGACCAACCTTTATAAGGACGGCGCTGTGACAGACCTGTACACCATTCCCCTCACCCTCAACGACGGCACCGACACCGATTTCAGCCGGTTCAAGGGCAACGTGGTGATGGTGGTGAACGTGGCGTCAAAGTGCGGGTTCACGCCTCAGTACACGGGCCTTGAGACGGTTTACGAGAAGTTCCGGGACCGCGGCTTCGACGTGCTCGGAGTCCCGTGCAACCAATTCGCAGGCCAGGAACCGGGCACCGACAGCGAGATCGTCGAGTTCTGCGAGCGGAATTTCGGTGTCACCTTCCCGCTGACGGTCAAGGCCGATGTGCGTGGCAAGGACCAGCATCCGCTCTATGCCGAGCTGACCAAGTTTAGAGCCGGTGTGCTGCCCGGCCTGGTGAAATGGAACTTTGAGAAGTTCCTGGTCAACCGGAAGGGTGAGGTGGTGGCACGCTTCGCGCCTAACGTCGAGCCGGACTCCGCCGAAGTTGTCGATGCCGTAGAAACGGCACTGGCCGAATTTGACGGACCGGCGGCGATCACGGAACTTTCCGGAGTGTAA